TTCATTGGCTACAGCTTGGACTACTTCTAGTGCAAATCGGCAACGGTTCTCTAGGCTCCCACCATACTTGTCGGTGTGATCATTGACTTGGTCTTTCAGAAACTGGTCAATCAAATAACCATGAGCTCCATGGATTTCAACACCATCAAATCCTATACACCATTTAAAGAATTAAGGTTAGAATGATATTTTCCTCGGTAAATCAGGAATTAATGATTTTCTATAGAATAGCTCGCTTAGGTGTCTGTACAACATCAAACTAGGAACTTATCTGCACTAGTTTCATTCTGATCCTTATTTAGTACAAGCAAGAATAAAttatgcattttttttaaaaaaaaaagaataaactCATGTGATTCAtacaaaaagcaaaaaaaaactaattttgCACTTCTGTTCCTTTACATTTATAACGCTTAATGTGGTGGACAGGCACTTACCAGCTTCAACTACATTTCTAGCTGCCACTTTGAAATCATTGATAACTAAAGGGATCTCATGAGTCTCTAGTCGTCTAGGAGTTGAGAAAGTTGCAATATCTATGCCATTAGATCGCACATGAGGTCTTAATAACTTATCAGTGCTGGATATTGGAGCTTGCCCATTAGGTTGAAAACCTGCACCAGGGAATTAAACATATATTTTGCTGTTATATACTTtgaattttttagaaaacttcTGTACAATTTAAAGTAGGACTGAGCTTTTACAGATTTGGATGCAACAAATATGGCATTATTATCGTGAGTAAATTCCAATTGTCTGTCAAGAGTGTTCCACTGTTCATATGAAAGATGACTCTGATGCCATTTTGGGGTTTTCATACTGACACAACTGTGTTTCCAATACACATTTGTCTCCAGAACAAATTTACATTAGAGATAGAGAACGTACTGCAACTAGAGACTCTTCCTGCATGCCAAATCTGGCAGAAAAATATGCCTCCTTTCGCATGAACTGCATCTACAATTGGTTTCCATGCTTCCACCTGTTCCTTTGTCCAAATACAAGGAATATTGTTGTACCTTGCAATGCATACAGGAAACATCGTCTCGTTTAGAGATAGCTATGATAATGAAATGGAACATTGTGTATTTTGGTTGCAGGAAGCCAAAAAGGATACCACGCACACACCCTGGAGCTGTATCTGAAATTGCAGTAGCTTCAGCAATCAAAAGACCTCCTTTGGTTGTTCTTTGTTCATAATACAGTATGGCGTGCGGCTGGGCGATACCACCGAAGGATTTCTGCCTTGTCAATGGTGCATGAACCACCCTAAAAAGTAGAACAAGTGCTGTCAGATGCAAATGGACAATTATGCAAAACTAGTTGCTTTGTTTTGCATACAGTAAGCTAATCAGTGATTTTTTTTCATCTACTATTGTTTAGCATCAATGCAAAATAATTTTTGACGAAAATTGTTTTCGATAAAGCTGATCATTCCCGAGCATTTGGGATTTGGGGTTTGAGAAGATAGAGaaggagaggaaggggaggagagggaTACCTGTGTGAAAGATCAAATTTTCCCATCTTGTACGGGGTGAGCAGAGGAATTGTACGATCAGAGGTCTAGCTCATTTTCTTCTCTTGCTACTTTTCTCTAGCTCGATTCATGGAGAGAGTTGTATCTGGGGAAAAAAGAACATGAGGCCGAGCTGGGGGGCCGGGCGCCCCCAAGTGTATTTGAGAGGCCATTGAGTCCGATCAGATTCCCTCAAATTTTAAACAGGTGGACTCCGCTCCACTACAAGGAGTTCCAGTACTTTATGACTTGATCCGTGTTTAGCGCAGCACAATAGTGATTGGACCCCAACCAGTGACAGGTCAACAGCCGAACAAGGGTGCCAACTCACTGTACACGCATAAACTCCCTGTGCTGGCCTAGgaagagttttctttttcccatctGAGCGGCCTGCTCGATTCAGTGATTGTGCGCAGGTTTGTGCATGTAAAAACTCTATTCTCTTATTAATATAAGCTGGAATGTTCcggatctttttttttaagaaaaagcaAAGCTCAGACCGAAGCCATGAGAATATAGGTGACAGATATATGATGGCAGAAACTATTACAATCACAAGCTGGACATAAGTGTGATGTACAGAGTTTAATTTCGCATCACTTAAAATCCAAAAGTacgccaactcaatgtgttctTTTGGTTT
This sequence is a window from Panicum virgatum strain AP13 chromosome 7K, P.virgatum_v5, whole genome shotgun sequence. Protein-coding genes within it:
- the LOC120641101 gene encoding putative 12-oxophytodienoate reductase 11; translation: MGKFDLSHRVVHAPLTRQKSFGGIAQPHAILYYEQRTTKGGLLIAEATAISDTAPGYNNIPCIWTKEQVEAWKPIVDAVHAKGGIFFCQIWHAGRVSSCSFQPNGQAPISSTDKLLRPHVRSNGIDIATFSTPRRLETHEIPLVINDFKVAARNVVEAGFDGVEIHGAHGYLIDQFLKDQVNDHTDKYGGSLENRCRFALEVVQAVANEIGADKVGVRLSPFAKYYEASDSNPEALGLYMAKALNKFGILYLHMVEPRMITVGEKVETPHCLRHMRDAFEGTFIAAGGYDREDGNEAISTGYADLIAYGRWFLSNPDLPQRFGLDAPLNKYNRSTFYTPDPVIGYTDYPFLQSGDKQAK